The following coding sequences lie in one Spirosoma sp. KUDC1026 genomic window:
- a CDS encoding aldose epimerase family protein has translation MNLSTKLIALALLTGSLTMSACTSNKKEESSEAKPGITKAAYGQLPDGQSADLYTLRNAEGMEAKITNYGGIVVSLTAPDKEGQFADVTLGFDSLNTYATKNPYFGALIGRYGNRIAKGKFTLDGKEYSLPVNDGPNSLHGGKKGFDKVVWTATPVEGNEPALKLAYTAKDGEEGYPGTLNVEVTYTLQKDNALRIDYQATTDKPTVVNLTNHSYFDLSAGKSSDILGHELILEADRFLPVDQTLIPTGELKAVSGTPFDFTKSSVVGSRINDTADTQLRYGKGYDHCWVFADSSRSLKSIATVYEPTTGRVMTVSTTEPAVQFYTGNFLDGTLTGKEGRVYKKRTGFCLETQHYPDSPNQAAFPTTTLKPGETYRSTTVYTFTTRK, from the coding sequence ATGAATCTGTCAACTAAACTTATCGCCCTAGCTTTGCTGACGGGCAGTCTGACCATGAGTGCGTGCACATCGAACAAAAAAGAAGAAAGCTCAGAGGCAAAACCCGGTATTACTAAAGCTGCTTACGGTCAACTGCCCGATGGTCAGTCGGCGGACCTGTACACGCTACGTAACGCGGAGGGTATGGAAGCTAAAATCACGAATTACGGTGGTATCGTTGTATCATTGACTGCGCCCGACAAAGAAGGTCAGTTTGCCGACGTAACGCTGGGTTTTGATTCACTGAACACCTATGCGACCAAAAATCCGTACTTCGGTGCCCTGATCGGCCGGTACGGGAATCGTATTGCCAAAGGTAAATTTACGCTCGACGGCAAGGAGTACTCCTTACCTGTCAACGATGGCCCCAACAGCTTGCACGGTGGCAAAAAAGGCTTTGACAAGGTAGTATGGACGGCCACACCCGTTGAGGGCAATGAGCCCGCGCTGAAACTGGCCTACACGGCCAAAGACGGTGAAGAAGGATATCCGGGGACGCTGAATGTAGAGGTAACGTATACCCTGCAAAAAGATAATGCTTTGCGTATCGACTATCAGGCTACCACCGATAAGCCTACTGTCGTTAACCTGACGAACCATTCTTATTTCGACCTGTCGGCAGGAAAATCATCCGATATTCTCGGCCATGAACTGATCCTGGAAGCAGACCGCTTTCTGCCCGTGGATCAGACGCTCATTCCTACCGGCGAGCTGAAAGCCGTATCGGGAACGCCCTTTGATTTCACCAAATCGAGTGTGGTCGGTAGTCGGATCAACGACACGGCCGACACACAGCTTCGGTATGGCAAAGGATACGACCACTGCTGGGTGTTTGCTGACAGCAGCCGCAGCCTGAAATCAATAGCCACGGTTTACGAACCCACCACGGGCCGGGTCATGACCGTGTCGACAACTGAGCCTGCCGTGCAGTTTTACACCGGCAATTTTCTGGATGGTACGCTGACGGGAAAAGAAGGCCGGGTGTACAAGAAGCGGACCGGTTTTTGTCTGGAAACCCAGCACTATCCGGATTCTCCTAATCAGGCCGCCTTTCCAACGACTACACTGAAACCGGGCGAAACGTATCGTTCAACAACTGTGTATACGTTTACTACTCGGAAATAA
- a CDS encoding ribulokinase has translation MNHPYVIGVDFGTDSVRALIVDTQTGQAVGTHVHEYARWKQGLYCDPATSQFRQHPLDYIEGIEATIKGALAQAPAEVRGQVVGISIDTTGSTPGPVDETGLPLALRPDFAENPNGMFILWKDHTANAEAEEINNLAHHWDTDYTKYVGGIYSSEWFWAKMLRTIRVDEAVREKAFSWIEHCDWISAVLTGNTNPLTLKRSRCAAGHKALWHAEFDGLPSEEFLTKLDPLLAGQRDRLFHDTYTSDQAMGTLSPEWAEKLGLSTDVVVGVGAFDAHMGAIGAEIEPYAFVRIIGTSTCDILMAPNEEIGHRLIRGICGQVDGSVAPGMLGLEAGQSAFGDVYAWFARLITKPVRELLGDEAADTMAAKLIPHLTKQAEQLPVTPTDLIALDWINGRRTPDANHMLKSAITGLNLGTDAPRVFKALVEATAFGSRSIVDRFVEEGVPIKKVIAIGGVAKKSAFVMQTLADVLNKPIQVAQADQACALGAAMCAAVAAGVHPTMEAAQQAMGSGFDAEYHPRPELVPIYETLYQRYRKLGGFVEGELAKNAELVNA, from the coding sequence ATGAATCATCCTTACGTAATTGGCGTCGATTTCGGTACCGACTCGGTCCGGGCGCTGATTGTTGATACCCAGACCGGTCAGGCGGTCGGTACGCATGTACATGAGTATGCCCGCTGGAAGCAGGGGCTGTATTGCGACCCGGCTACGTCGCAGTTCCGGCAGCACCCGCTCGACTATATTGAGGGCATCGAAGCGACAATCAAAGGCGCACTGGCACAGGCTCCGGCGGAGGTTCGCGGGCAGGTCGTTGGTATCTCCATCGATACGACCGGGTCAACCCCCGGCCCGGTCGACGAAACCGGCCTGCCGCTGGCGCTGCGGCCCGACTTTGCCGAGAATCCGAACGGGATGTTTATCCTCTGGAAAGACCATACTGCCAACGCCGAAGCCGAGGAAATTAATAACCTGGCGCACCACTGGGATACCGACTACACCAAATACGTCGGTGGTATTTACTCGTCGGAATGGTTCTGGGCCAAGATGCTCCGTACCATTCGCGTCGATGAGGCCGTTCGTGAAAAAGCGTTCTCGTGGATCGAGCATTGCGACTGGATTTCGGCGGTGCTGACGGGGAATACCAACCCACTGACCTTAAAAAGGTCGCGTTGTGCCGCAGGGCACAAAGCCCTCTGGCACGCCGAATTCGACGGATTGCCGTCTGAAGAATTTCTGACCAAACTCGATCCGCTGCTGGCTGGTCAGCGCGACCGGCTCTTTCACGATACCTACACCTCCGATCAGGCAATGGGTACGCTGTCGCCGGAATGGGCGGAGAAACTGGGACTGTCGACGGATGTAGTCGTAGGTGTGGGCGCGTTCGACGCGCATATGGGTGCTATTGGTGCCGAGATCGAACCGTACGCGTTCGTCCGCATCATCGGTACCTCAACCTGCGACATTCTGATGGCCCCCAATGAAGAAATTGGTCACCGGCTGATTCGCGGTATCTGCGGGCAGGTCGATGGGTCGGTGGCGCCGGGTATGCTGGGTCTGGAAGCGGGTCAGTCGGCCTTTGGCGATGTCTATGCCTGGTTTGCCCGGCTGATTACCAAGCCTGTTCGTGAACTGCTAGGCGATGAAGCCGCTGATACGATGGCGGCCAAACTAATTCCGCACCTGACCAAACAGGCTGAACAGTTGCCCGTCACCCCAACCGATCTGATTGCCCTCGACTGGATCAACGGCCGCCGTACACCTGATGCCAACCATATGCTCAAGTCAGCCATTACCGGCCTGAATCTGGGTACCGATGCCCCCCGCGTGTTCAAGGCGCTGGTGGAAGCCACGGCCTTTGGTTCGCGCAGTATCGTCGACCGCTTTGTCGAAGAAGGCGTCCCCATCAAGAAAGTGATCGCTATTGGGGGTGTCGCCAAGAAATCGGCGTTCGTGATGCAAACACTGGCCGACGTACTGAACAAACCCATTCAGGTCGCGCAGGCCGATCAGGCGTGTGCGCTGGGGGCGGCTATGTGCGCGGCCGTTGCGGCAGGTGTGCATCCCACAATGGAAGCGGCTCAGCAGGCGATGGGTTCTGGCTTCGACGCCGAGTACCACCCCCGCCCGGAACTGGTGCCCATCTACGAAACGCTGTATCAGCGCTACCGGAAACTGGGTGGCTTTGTGGAAGGCGAATTAGCAAAAAACGCTGAGCTCGTCAACGCATAA
- a CDS encoding response regulator transcription factor, which translates to MRILLIDDEEKLALHLQKGLNQAGYSVDVALSGTAGLEQAALGTHDLILLDLMLPGTTGFDLLRNLRDFGIDTPVMILSALNQSQHVVRGLDLGAVDYLRKPFELDELLARIRTVQRGQAGSRLPVWRVADLTMDLATREVSRAGKTITLTPREYQLLEQFMRQPGRVLSKAQLTEKVWDSDFDRGSNVVEVHMHQLRKKIDKGFDAPLLETVVGVGYRLRGTLTNA; encoded by the coding sequence ATGCGAATACTATTAATCGACGACGAAGAGAAGCTGGCACTGCACCTGCAAAAAGGCTTGAATCAGGCCGGTTATTCAGTCGACGTGGCTCTGTCGGGCACCGCCGGACTGGAACAGGCAGCGCTGGGTACCCACGATTTAATTCTGCTCGATTTGATGTTGCCTGGCACGACTGGTTTTGACCTGTTGCGAAACCTCCGTGACTTCGGTATTGACACACCCGTGATGATCCTCAGCGCACTCAACCAGTCGCAGCACGTTGTGCGGGGTCTCGATTTAGGAGCCGTCGATTACCTGCGTAAACCGTTTGAGCTTGACGAACTGCTGGCTCGCATCCGGACTGTGCAGCGGGGGCAAGCCGGGAGCCGTCTGCCCGTCTGGCGCGTAGCCGACCTGACCATGGACCTCGCCACTCGTGAAGTGAGTCGGGCCGGTAAAACGATCACCCTCACGCCCCGCGAATATCAGTTGCTGGAGCAGTTCATGCGTCAGCCCGGGCGGGTATTGTCCAAGGCGCAGCTAACCGAGAAAGTCTGGGATTCAGACTTCGACCGGGGTAGTAATGTAGTGGAGGTCCACATGCATCAGCTGCGCAAAAAAATTGATAAAGGGTTCGACGCGCCCTTACTCGAAACAGTGGTGGGCGTGGGCTACCGGCTGCGCGGTACGCTGACCAACGCTTAA
- a CDS encoding alpha-N-arabinofuranosidase, which yields MKKLLTTLLLASLAIPTLAQNKATINADGANVTINRHIYGHFAEHLGRCIYGGFYVGDNNKTIPNKNGVRLDVVDALKKMKIPNLRWPGGCFADTYHWKDGIGPKAKRPKIVNTWWGGVTEDNSFGTHDFLNMCELLGTEPYLAGNVGSGTVQDLSEWVQYVNFPSNSPMSTLRQQNGREKPWNVKFWGVGNEAWGCGGNMKPDYYANIYRQYSTFMNSQVGKEKIFRIASGASSDDFNWTETLMKNIPGSMVEGVALHHYSVFGWGENAKGSATEFTETDYAHTMNEALKMDEFVQKHSDIMDKYDPKKKVALVVDEWGAWYNVEPGTNPGFLFQQNTMRDAVLAGATLNIFHKHAERVRMANLAQAINVLQAVILTDGPKMLLTPTYHVLEMYNVHQDATMLPVDVKADDYKVGEYKLPAVSVSASRDKAGKTHVSLVNIDAGKPQTITVNLKGISAKNVSGRILTSAKVQDYNTFTQPNKVKPAPFSGAKLSGDELTVTLPPVSVVVLEL from the coding sequence ATGAAAAAACTTCTTACTACCCTACTCCTTGCTTCCCTCGCCATACCCACGCTGGCGCAGAACAAGGCGACGATTAATGCCGACGGGGCGAATGTGACCATTAACCGGCACATCTATGGTCACTTTGCCGAACACCTGGGTCGCTGCATCTACGGCGGGTTCTACGTCGGCGATAACAACAAGACCATCCCCAACAAAAACGGGGTGCGGCTCGATGTGGTCGACGCGCTGAAGAAGATGAAGATTCCGAATCTGCGGTGGCCGGGCGGCTGCTTCGCCGATACGTATCATTGGAAAGACGGCATTGGTCCGAAAGCCAAACGTCCGAAGATCGTGAACACCTGGTGGGGGGGCGTTACGGAAGACAACAGTTTCGGTACGCACGACTTCCTGAACATGTGCGAACTGCTCGGTACGGAGCCGTATCTGGCCGGTAACGTCGGGAGTGGTACCGTGCAGGATTTGAGTGAATGGGTGCAGTACGTCAACTTTCCGAGCAATAGCCCCATGTCGACTCTGCGGCAGCAAAACGGTCGCGAAAAACCCTGGAACGTGAAATTCTGGGGTGTCGGCAACGAAGCCTGGGGTTGCGGAGGAAACATGAAGCCTGATTACTACGCCAACATCTACCGGCAGTACAGCACGTTCATGAACAGTCAGGTCGGCAAAGAAAAGATCTTCCGTATTGCATCGGGGGCTAGTTCCGACGATTTTAACTGGACCGAAACGCTGATGAAGAACATCCCCGGTAGTATGGTCGAAGGGGTAGCCCTGCACCACTACTCAGTGTTCGGCTGGGGCGAAAATGCGAAGGGGTCGGCGACGGAATTCACCGAAACCGACTACGCCCATACCATGAACGAAGCCCTGAAAATGGACGAGTTCGTGCAGAAGCATTCGGACATTATGGACAAGTATGATCCGAAGAAAAAGGTCGCGCTGGTCGTCGACGAGTGGGGGGCGTGGTACAACGTCGAACCGGGTACGAATCCGGGCTTCCTCTTCCAACAGAACACCATGCGAGATGCCGTACTGGCGGGGGCTACGCTCAACATCTTCCACAAACACGCTGAACGGGTTCGGATGGCCAATCTGGCGCAGGCGATCAACGTCTTGCAGGCGGTTATCCTGACCGATGGCCCGAAGATGCTGCTGACACCGACCTATCACGTGCTGGAAATGTACAACGTGCACCAGGACGCGACCATGCTGCCCGTCGATGTGAAGGCTGACGACTACAAAGTGGGCGAGTACAAACTTCCTGCCGTGTCGGTTTCGGCCTCGCGCGACAAAGCCGGAAAAACGCACGTGTCGCTGGTCAACATTGACGCGGGTAAGCCCCAGACCATCACGGTAAACCTAAAAGGCATCAGCGCGAAAAACGTATCAGGTCGGATTCTGACGTCGGCCAAAGTGCAGGATTACAACACCTTCACCCAGCCGAACAAAGTGAAACCCGCACCTTTCTCCGGTGCCAAACTATCCGGCGATGAACTAACGGTTACGCTGCCCCCGGTGTCGGTGGTGGTACTTGAACTATAA
- a CDS encoding L-ribulose-5-phosphate 4-epimerase, which translates to MNTYKNLQAECYEANMQLPELGLVLFTFGNVSAVDRDKAVFAIKPSGVPYALLKPEDIVICDYDAKIVAGTMRPSSDTKTHALLYKTWDDIGGITHTHSTYAVAWAQAGMDIPIFGTTHADHTHQDIPCAPALTDEMIQGDYEHETGNQIFDVFREKGLSHKEVEMVLLQNHGPFTWGKTAEKSVYNAAVLEEVARMAYMTLAINPDTPRIKDTLRMKHYERKHGKDAYYGQGC; encoded by the coding sequence ATGAACACCTACAAGAACCTCCAGGCCGAGTGCTACGAGGCTAATATGCAGTTGCCGGAGCTGGGCCTGGTGCTGTTTACGTTCGGTAACGTCAGCGCTGTCGATCGCGACAAGGCCGTGTTTGCCATTAAGCCCAGCGGGGTGCCGTATGCGCTGCTCAAACCCGAAGACATCGTTATCTGCGACTACGATGCGAAGATTGTCGCCGGAACCATGCGCCCCTCGTCGGATACGAAAACGCACGCGCTGCTGTACAAAACCTGGGACGACATTGGCGGCATTACGCACACGCACAGTACCTACGCCGTCGCTTGGGCGCAGGCGGGTATGGACATTCCCATCTTCGGCACGACCCACGCCGACCACACCCACCAGGATATTCCCTGCGCTCCGGCATTGACCGACGAGATGATTCAGGGCGACTACGAACACGAAACCGGCAACCAGATTTTCGACGTATTCCGGGAAAAGGGGCTGTCGCACAAAGAAGTCGAGATGGTGCTGCTGCAAAATCACGGGCCGTTTACGTGGGGCAAAACCGCCGAAAAGTCAGTGTACAACGCGGCCGTGCTGGAAGAAGTCGCCCGTATGGCGTACATGACCCTGGCCATCAACCCCGATACGCCCCGTATCAAAGATACGCTGCGAATGAAGCACTACGAGCGCAAACACGGCAAAGACGCCTACTACGGACAAGGCTGTTAG
- the araA gene encoding L-arabinose isomerase: MLDLKHYEVWFVTGSQHLYGDETLRQVADHSTQIAQFLNSNAAVPVRVVFKPTVTRPDEIYAICQEANVAPNCVGVIAWMHTFSPAKMWIRGLTILKKPLLHLHTQFNRDIPWSDIDMDFMNLNQSAHGDREFGFMVSRMRMNRKVVVGYWQDETVLAQIGAWTRVAVAGYELKTLKVARFGDNMRQVAVTEGDKVAAEMTFGMSVNTYGIGDLVAVINQMTDTDVDKLVQEYADTYTLMDSLVRGGAQHESLRDAARIELGLRAFLTDGGFGAFTDTFEDLHGMKQLPGIASQRLMADGFGFAGEGDWKTSAMVRTMKVMAAGLPGGNSFMEDYTYHFDPSNPLVLGSHMLEICPSIAAGKPTCEIHPLGIGGKEDPVRLVFNAGAGPAINVSLVDMGNRFRLIVNEVEAVEVAQALPKLPVARALWKPMPDMATGCAAWIYAGGAHHTVYSQNLTTEHVEDFAELFNVELVVIDKNTSLRQLKNELRWSEVAYK; encoded by the coding sequence ATGCTTGATTTAAAACACTACGAAGTTTGGTTCGTAACCGGCAGTCAGCACCTTTATGGCGATGAAACGCTGCGGCAGGTGGCCGATCACTCGACGCAGATCGCGCAGTTCCTGAATAGCAACGCGGCTGTGCCAGTACGGGTGGTTTTCAAACCGACCGTTACCCGGCCCGACGAGATTTACGCCATTTGTCAGGAAGCGAACGTAGCGCCGAACTGCGTCGGCGTGATCGCCTGGATGCACACCTTCTCGCCCGCCAAAATGTGGATTCGGGGGCTGACAATCCTGAAAAAGCCGCTGCTGCACCTGCACACGCAGTTTAACCGCGACATCCCCTGGTCTGACATCGATATGGATTTCATGAACCTCAACCAGTCGGCGCACGGTGACCGGGAGTTTGGGTTTATGGTCTCTCGCATGCGAATGAACCGGAAAGTAGTCGTTGGCTACTGGCAGGATGAAACCGTACTGGCGCAAATCGGTGCCTGGACGCGGGTAGCGGTCGCCGGTTACGAACTGAAAACGCTGAAAGTAGCCCGCTTCGGCGACAATATGCGGCAGGTAGCCGTGACCGAAGGCGACAAGGTAGCGGCTGAAATGACCTTCGGTATGTCGGTCAACACCTACGGCATCGGCGATCTGGTGGCAGTTATCAACCAAATGACCGACACCGACGTAGATAAACTCGTACAGGAGTACGCGGATACGTACACGCTGATGGACTCGCTGGTACGCGGTGGGGCACAGCATGAATCCCTGCGCGATGCCGCCCGGATTGAACTCGGCCTGCGCGCTTTCCTGACTGATGGGGGTTTCGGTGCCTTCACCGACACATTCGAAGATCTGCACGGCATGAAGCAATTACCCGGTATCGCGTCGCAGCGACTGATGGCCGATGGCTTTGGTTTCGCTGGTGAGGGCGACTGGAAAACGTCGGCGATGGTCCGTACGATGAAGGTAATGGCGGCTGGTTTGCCGGGCGGTAACTCGTTCATGGAAGACTACACGTACCATTTCGACCCGTCGAACCCGCTCGTACTTGGGTCGCACATGCTGGAGATTTGCCCCTCGATTGCGGCTGGCAAACCGACCTGCGAAATCCATCCGCTGGGTATCGGTGGCAAAGAAGATCCTGTCCGACTGGTATTCAACGCGGGCGCGGGTCCGGCGATCAACGTCTCGCTGGTCGACATGGGTAATCGCTTCCGGCTGATCGTTAACGAAGTCGAAGCCGTCGAGGTAGCGCAGGCACTGCCTAAACTGCCCGTGGCCCGCGCCCTCTGGAAACCCATGCCCGACATGGCCACCGGCTGTGCCGCCTGGATTTACGCGGGTGGCGCACACCACACAGTGTACAGCCAGAACCTGACGACCGAACATGTCGAAGACTTCGCCGAACTGTTCAACGTCGAACTGGTCGTGATCGACAAAAACACAAGCCTGCGCCAACTCAAAAACGAGCTTCGCTGGAGCGAAGTGGCGTATAAGTAA
- a CDS encoding discoidin domain-containing protein encodes MKVNCTTVTHVLNRQLVVALALLVCLINTVQAQVTPPKPFGPVPNENQMRWQEMEYYAFVHFSTNTFTDQEWGYGDDDPKIFNPDKLDCRQWARVCKEAGMKGIIVTAKHHSGFCLWPSKYTEYSVKNSPWKNGKGDIIRDLANACKEYGLKLGIYLSPWDRNYAGYGRPEYITYFRNQLTELLTNYGDIFEIWFDGANGGSGYYGGARETRKIDRTTYYDWKNTYKLIRQLQPNIVIWNDGGERGDLRWVGTEEGYVGETNWSLLNATGDVPEDMLRHGVENGNAWVPGEVNTSIRPGWFYHEYEDSRVKTLPQLLTTYYSSFGRNGTLLLNFPIDRRGLIHETDEKAAVGLAKAVKEAFAVDLAAKKQVSASNVRGNAREFGADKALDGDKNTYWTTDDQVKTASLTIDFGKPTTFNRVLAQEYIRLGQRVKAFTVEALVNGDWKELAKQTTIGYKRILILPTVTATQLRFTITDAKSNPVIANVSVYNAPQVLIAPTITRNKKGDVLIKPADKESVVYYTLDGSVPTKNSQRYAGPITTAGKVDVQAVAYDAASGKSSTVVREKYDIDHTKWKIISSTDEQASAVIDGNPASAWYQPQNQKLPVDLVIDLGKEENLTGFKYLPGQGRTSGIITSYEFAVSPDNQQWNVVDTGEFANIKNNPLWQVKTFKPVKARYVRLRAVRNTQDDNAVGYAELDLITR; translated from the coding sequence ATGAAAGTCAATTGTACAACCGTCACTCATGTACTGAACAGACAACTTGTAGTCGCGCTCGCGCTTCTCGTATGTTTGATCAATACCGTACAAGCCCAGGTAACGCCCCCCAAGCCTTTTGGACCCGTGCCCAATGAAAATCAGATGCGGTGGCAGGAGATGGAGTACTATGCCTTTGTCCATTTCTCGACCAATACGTTTACCGACCAGGAATGGGGCTATGGCGATGATGATCCCAAGATTTTTAACCCGGACAAACTCGATTGCCGCCAGTGGGCACGGGTCTGCAAAGAAGCGGGGATGAAAGGAATTATTGTGACGGCAAAACACCATTCCGGGTTCTGCTTGTGGCCGTCGAAGTACACGGAGTATTCGGTTAAAAACTCGCCCTGGAAAAACGGCAAAGGAGACATTATTCGTGATTTGGCCAATGCCTGCAAGGAATACGGTCTCAAATTAGGTATCTATTTATCGCCCTGGGATCGAAACTACGCGGGGTATGGTCGTCCGGAGTACATCACGTATTTCAGAAATCAGCTGACGGAGTTACTGACCAATTACGGCGATATTTTCGAGATCTGGTTTGATGGCGCCAACGGCGGTTCGGGTTATTACGGTGGTGCCCGGGAAACCCGAAAGATTGATCGCACTACCTACTACGACTGGAAAAACACGTACAAGCTCATTCGCCAGCTACAGCCGAACATCGTCATCTGGAATGATGGTGGAGAACGGGGCGATCTACGTTGGGTAGGTACCGAAGAAGGCTACGTTGGCGAAACCAACTGGAGTTTGCTGAACGCTACGGGCGATGTCCCTGAGGACATGTTACGTCATGGTGTGGAAAACGGCAATGCCTGGGTACCGGGCGAAGTGAACACGTCGATCCGGCCGGGCTGGTTCTACCACGAATACGAAGACAGCCGGGTAAAAACACTGCCTCAGTTACTGACCACCTATTACAGCTCATTCGGGCGGAACGGGACACTGCTGCTTAATTTCCCCATTGACCGGCGGGGACTCATCCACGAAACCGATGAAAAAGCCGCAGTCGGGCTGGCCAAAGCCGTAAAAGAAGCCTTTGCGGTAGATCTGGCTGCCAAAAAGCAGGTGAGCGCGTCGAACGTCCGGGGAAATGCCAGGGAGTTTGGGGCGGACAAAGCACTGGACGGTGATAAGAATACGTACTGGACCACCGACGATCAGGTAAAAACGGCATCCCTGACTATTGATTTCGGCAAACCTACGACCTTCAACCGCGTCTTGGCGCAGGAATACATTCGCCTGGGACAGCGTGTAAAAGCTTTTACGGTGGAGGCTCTGGTCAATGGAGACTGGAAAGAGCTGGCTAAGCAAACAACCATCGGTTACAAACGAATCCTGATTCTCCCTACTGTCACGGCGACACAGCTTCGGTTTACGATAACTGATGCTAAAAGCAATCCGGTGATTGCCAATGTAAGCGTCTACAATGCGCCCCAGGTACTCATTGCGCCAACCATCACCCGCAACAAAAAGGGGGACGTACTGATCAAACCCGCCGACAAGGAATCCGTCGTCTATTACACGCTGGACGGTAGCGTACCCACGAAAAATTCTCAACGGTACGCAGGGCCAATCACAACGGCTGGCAAAGTGGATGTGCAGGCTGTCGCTTACGACGCTGCATCGGGCAAAAGCAGTACGGTCGTCCGGGAAAAATACGACATTGACCACACTAAGTGGAAAATTATCAGTAGCACGGATGAGCAAGCAAGCGCTGTAATTGACGGCAACCCAGCTTCCGCCTGGTACCAACCGCAGAACCAGAAACTGCCAGTAGACCTGGTTATTGATTTAGGCAAAGAGGAAAATTTAACTGGGTTTAAATACTTACCCGGTCAGGGCCGGACAAGTGGTATCATTACCAGCTATGAGTTTGCTGTGTCGCCGGATAACCAGCAGTGGAACGTAGTAGATACCGGCGAGTTCGCCAACATCAAAAACAATCCTCTGTGGCAGGTAAAGACATTCAAACCGGTAAAAGCGCGTTACGTACGCTTACGGGCCGTACGTAACACGCAGGATGATAACGCGGTTGGATATGCTGAATTGGATCTGATTACCAGGTAA
- a CDS encoding NUDIX hydrolase, translating into MQSYSHDSRILVALDCIIFGFDGESLKLLLIKRNFEPESGKWSLMGGFLDAEENLEDAATRVLFKLTGLRNNYLEQLQTFGTVSRDPVERTISVVYYSLVNINDQDPVTLKEHNASWIALTNKPDLIFDHDHMVEAALRQLRYKASLYPIGFELLPEKFTVPQLQKLYEAIYDIKLDRRNFSRKILGTELLIATGEKDQSSATKKAQLYRLDQQKFQRYLSGYQAFLPEFTNFSL; encoded by the coding sequence ATGCAAAGTTATTCCCACGATAGCCGAATACTGGTTGCGCTGGACTGCATCATCTTCGGATTTGATGGGGAGTCGCTGAAGCTGTTGCTCATCAAGCGAAACTTTGAACCCGAGTCCGGCAAGTGGTCGCTGATGGGCGGGTTTCTTGATGCTGAAGAGAATCTGGAAGACGCAGCCACGCGGGTGCTGTTTAAACTGACGGGCCTGCGCAACAATTATCTGGAGCAGCTTCAAACGTTCGGTACGGTCAGCCGGGATCCCGTTGAGCGGACTATCTCGGTGGTGTACTATTCCCTCGTGAATATAAACGATCAGGATCCCGTAACGCTGAAGGAACACAATGCATCGTGGATCGCCCTGACCAACAAACCGGACCTCATTTTCGATCACGACCACATGGTTGAAGCTGCCCTTCGTCAGTTGCGTTACAAAGCCTCCCTTTACCCAATAGGCTTTGAGCTTTTACCCGAAAAATTTACGGTGCCTCAATTGCAAAAACTCTACGAAGCGATCTACGACATCAAGCTAGATCGGCGAAATTTCAGTCGTAAGATTCTGGGAACTGAATTACTGATCGCAACGGGCGAGAAAGACCAGAGTTCGGCTACGAAGAAGGCACAGCTCTACAGACTAGATCAACAGAAATTTCAGCGTTATCTAAGTGGCTATCAGGCGTTTTTGCCTGAATTTACCAACTTCTCTTTGTAA